Proteins co-encoded in one Nematostella vectensis chromosome 15, jaNemVect1.1, whole genome shotgun sequence genomic window:
- the LOC5513475 gene encoding microtubule-associated protein futsch isoform X1 codes for MLCHESVVLSSVFSMFSPLARGTAYSDGGIRLEKDFENQYIEDQLLPQLFLKSNNQASRSCSFDSASNGQILLPKTFVTRKGALLLFTPSEELLIDDDDVPKKPPNVYDDGLKLGTVGNLASSVLEFGKEEERAWEGVPSTPTNQGPHPITDRKNFLRFLHYLDSQCLTADKYAQPGCDPDFYLEELRNKSGAQGSQRRFGANTPYSTRTYSSFLEDDDMSDIVREYVRYSRLHAEPSTTTHDDQRKEYDDDAQDAEYDEYPAGKTQSRYPHRSVSLTPSHGHHGKANQSWRQEFYVHDDSGHGHHGNDDSFRPRTAPLPPAPESPRANPRITSGRAPPKRPLGSTPDNLDGILHADVGLGRYQRKGPPPRLKFSRNSSPALFPASSMCENSSLSFYPASSRGGSPDYDVMPRYETPGARSEDWGRAADVIKEVDEYSQVSSRRDTSRPVSAVSCISHPSSHGKQTSRRDSYDGGEEDARMRCDVSAVSGSLSSVSGHPQSISGKSYARSFSRGSRDLSEVTSKRPNSAILSKGEREPRARVKSAPSDSQHKQPSILTRPSSAAQRETRTVGSPSPSTKTEISDSRRAWPAPAQYYADSRCVSWTQDSKPPSSACSAVSHQTVRAQSGSQKSQRKQSAVASRANSQSSLAEGAGDPSAFQAVAGDVDGTLATLGSEVDMYDVEFHPRDQPLEESGSDLADEDWDNKADAYWPKEVAERLEESGDEAGYGSAAEEVAIDLPATPSLAGSGFFQLNAHWTPVPADDSLEEPVRVPSETGATGFQSRSPSPTRLLVPGPAPDADAEDDDSVLSADIAINWPPNTPSSPPPLTQEPKMPADSLQVTGARPMSSLSIYQENIEIEKSRPQSPLTEEEKQKPVSVGEAVERYLETGREPQIRSRSARSRRTSETGDEVNVEEPSKPAKQLKNLYPKPAAPEIQVNQLKESASKKTDSAPSKTKTGVEKTQENIEPYKVSKDVPKMAEITDPFENKLKNESRDAMSLNLGRSPPKPSQRTDAESEKRREYVNSLLIKSEPQVARGHLELERVGKEGGVTSEAASVSIMSRPAEQSGKKEVKKNDLSDLASLVSRNKPSAKEKEKKDTKKKKTQKSAKKKEITVDPNNIDLHVFTSPDMIEHMDDELKAFIQQEKGLVPDAGQTSESAAVQTMEMAQVAPKVAPAKKDAYSPSKPKKPTKQELAKKRADARKAEKKRKEQEKKRKEEEKRIRDEELRLLKEREEEQALARAQAEAKQQAIEEEKAKRLQDEDQARREEEQAQEKLKDAKRKAREERESRRAAEAERRRLEVQKKREEKKKREEEMREKEKEMEQNKIDQEKRKQELMESRRFQEEQDRLEEERRLEEERLRQLEEEDEQRRLEEEQIREAEEELRRLQEEREYREQMRKIAEARERKLQEEEEERRRQEEEQLRAIEEERRRLQEEEERKLREEQKRVEMARRLEVVARMRAAQEAARRKTTLLRRREENMDRMRHLRSTRQEQSLTRPYTFTYYVQVPRQVWELPLGFNKQKKGGFRPAKKKTQPKQA; via the exons ATGCTATGTCATGAAAGTGTTGTGCTCTCATCAGTTTTTTCAATGTTCTCTCCTCTTGCAAGAGGAACTGCTTATTCTGATGGTGGGATAAGACTTGAGaaagattttgaaaaccag TACATCGAAGACCAACTTCTCCCTCAGCTGTTTCTCAAGTCAAATAATCAGGCTAGCAGGTCATGTTCATTTGATTCTGCTAGCAATGGACAGATTCTTTTACCAAAAACTTTTGTCACCCGTAAGGGTGCATTGCTCCTGTTCACACCCTCCGAAGAGTTGTTaatagatgatgatgatgtaccAAAGAAGCCACCCAATGTATATGATGATGGCCTCAAGCTTGGGACTGTTGGCAACCTTGCTAGCTCTGTTCTAGAGTTTGGAAAAGAG GAGGAGCGAGCATGGGAGGGTGTACCCAGCACCCCTACCAATCAAGGGCCACATCCTATCACAGACAGGAAGAACTTCTTGCGATTCCTTCACTACCTTGACTCACAGTGCTTGACAGCAGACAAGTATGCTCAACCAGGCTGCGACCCAGACTTCTACCTTGAGGAACTTAGAAACAAGTCAGG GGCACAGGGTTCCCAGCGCAGATTCGGTGCAAATACACCTTACTCAACTCGTACCTACAGCAGCTTTCTCGAAGATGACGACATGTCTGATATTGTTCGAGAATATGTTCGGTATAGCCGACTGCACGCCGAACCATCTACGACAACTCACGACGATCAGAGAAAAGAATATGACGA TGATGCACAGGATGCCGAATATGACGAATATCCCGCGGGTAAAACCCAGTCAAGATACCCTCACCGATCTGTATCTTTGACACCAAGTCATGGTCACCATGGAAAGGCCAACCAAAGCTGGAGACAGGAGTTCTACGTACACGATGACTCAGGTCATGGTCACCATGGAAACGATGACTCATTCAGGCCCAGGACTGCTCCGCTGCCTCCTGCCCCTGAATCCCCAAGGGCCAACCCGCGTATCACTAGTGGTAGAGCTCCACCAAAACGAC CTTTGGGTTCCACACCGGATAACCTGGACGGCATTCTGCATGCTGACGTGGGTCTAGGGCGCTATCAGCGAAAAGGTCCACCTCCCCGCCTCAAGTTCTCGCGGAACTCCTCTCCAGCGCTTTTTCCAGCATCCTCCATGTGCGAAAATTCCTCGCTCTCATTTTACCCGGCATCCTCTCGTGGTGGATCCCCAGACTATGACGTCATGCCACGATACGAGACGCCAGGAGCCAGG TCGGAGGACTGGGGCCGAGCAGCTGACGTCATAAAAGAAGTAGACGAGTATTCCCAGGTCTCTAGCCGACGGGATACAAGCCGGCCAGTCAGCGCTGTCTCCTGTATAAGCCACCCATCAAGCCACGGGAAGCAGACCAGTAGGCGAGACTCATATGATg GTGGCGAGGAAGATGCGCGCATGCGGTGCGATGTGTCAGCGGTTAGTGGCAGTTTATCCAGCGTGTCGGGACACCCCCAGAGCATATCGGGAAAGTCTTACGCCCGCAGTTTCTCCCGGGGGTCACGTGACTTATCGGAAGTGACATCTAAACGCCCGAACTCAGCTATTTTGTCCAAAGGCGAAAGGGAACCCAGAGCGCGAGTAAAATCTGCCCCATCAGACAGTCAACACAAGCAACCCAGCATTTTAACTCGTCCCTCATCGGCGGCTCAACGTGAGACTAGGACTGTAGGTAGCCCCAGTCCCTCGACCAAGACCGAAATCAGTGATAGTAGAAGGGCTTGGCCAGCTCCTGCACAATACTATGCTGATTCACGGTGTGTATCATGGACGCAAGATTCTAAGCCCCCTTCTTCGGCCTGCAGTGCTGTTTCACATCAGACAGTGCGTGCTCAAAGCGGAAGCCAAAAGTCGCAGCGTAAACAGTCAGCGGTAGCCTCCAGAGCAAATAGTCAAAGTTCTTTAGCCGAGGGGGCTGGGGATCCAAGCGCATTTCAGGCTGTGGCAGGGGACGTGGACGGTACCTTGGCAACGCTTGGAAGCGAAGTTGATATGTATGACGTGGAATTCCATCCTCGTGACCAGCCCCTCGAGGAGAGCGGCTCAGATTTGGCGGATGAAGACTGGGATAACAAGGCTGATGCTTACTGGCCAAAAGAAGTCGCGGAGAGACTGGAAGAGAGTGGAGACGAGGCTGGCTATGGAAGCGCTGCAGAGG aGGTAGCAATCGACCTTCCGGCTACCCCAAGTCTTGCAGGCTCAGGATTTTTCCAACTCAACGCCCATTGGACTCCAG TACCCGCAGATGACTCGTTAGAAGAACCCGTACGTGTACCGTCGGAGACTGGGGCGACGGGGTTCCAGTCTCGCTCACCCTCGCCCACACGTCTGCTCGTCCCAGGCCCTGCACCTG ATGCTGATGCTGAGGATGACGATTCTGTGTTGTCAGCGGACATCGCCATCAACTGGCCTCCAAATACGCCATCATCGCCTCCACCTCTTACACAAGAGCCCAAAATGCCAGCGGACTCACTTCAAGTGACAGGCGCGAGGCCGATGAGCTCACTGTCTATCTATCAGGAAAATATAGAAATCGAAAAGTCTCGTCCTCAGTCTCCATTAACTGAGGAAGAGAAGCAAAAGCCAGTCTCGGTTGGGGAGGCTGTTGAGAGATACCTGGAGACTGGGCGGGAGCCTCAAATCCGATCCAGGTCTGCGCGAAGTAGAAGAACATCGGAGACTGGCGACGAGGTTAATGTAGAAGAACCATCAAAACCGGCAAAGCAGCTTAAGAACTTGTATCCAAAACCGGCTGCTCCTGAAATACAAGTTAACCAGCTTAAGGAAAGCGCTTCCAAGAAAACTGACTCAGCcccaagtaaaacaaaaacaggggTAGAGAAAACTCAAGAAAATATTGAACCTTATAAGGTATCTAAAGATGTccccaagatggcggaaatcACGGACCcttttgaaaataaactgAAAAATGAGTCACGGGATGCGATGAGCTTGAATCTGGGGAGAAGTCCCCCGAAACCATCACAGCGTACAGACGCAGAAAGCGAGAAACGCAGAGAGTATGTCAATAGCCTTCTCATCAAGTCTGAGCCCCAGGTCGCGCGCGGTCATCTCGAGCTGGAAAGAGTTGGTAAAGAGGGTGGCGTGACAAGCGAGGCAGCCTCTGTTAGCATCATGTCACGTCCCGCGGAGCAGTCTGGGAAGAAAGAGGTCAAGAAAAATGATCTGTCGGATTTGGCGTCTCTTGTAAGCAGGAATAAGCCTAGCgcaaaggaaaaagaaaag AAAGAtaccaaaaagaaaaagacacaaaaatcagccaagaaaaaggaaatcacGGTCGACCCGAACAACATCGATCTTCACGTGTTCACCTCTCCAGACATGATAGAACACATGGATGACGAGCTGAAAGCATTTATACAACAGGAAAAGGGACTTGTTCCGGACGCCGGACAGACCAGTGAGTCGGCAGCAGTGCAGACGATGGAGATGGCTCAAGTGGCGCCAAAGGTGGCACCGGCAAAGAAAG ATGCTTACTCGCCGTCCAAGCCAAAGAAGCCAACGAAGCAGGAGCTGGCGAAAAAGCGTGCAGATGCGCGCAAAGCCgagaaaaagagaaaggaGCAAGAGAAGAAGAGAAAGGAGGAGGAAAAGAGGATTAGAGACGAGGAGCTGAGGCTATTGAAG gaaAGGGAGGAAGAACAAGCTCTTGCCCGCGCGCAGGCTGAAGCCAAACAGCAAGCGATCGAAGAAGAAAAGGCCAAAAGGCTGCAAGACGAAGACCAAGCGCGCAGAGAAGAAGAACAAGCACAGGAGAAGCTCAAG GACGCCAAGCGCAAAGCTCGGGAAGAGCGCGAGTCTCGTCGAGCGGCCGAGGCCGAGAGGAGACGCCTTGAGGTTCAGAAGAAACgagaagagaagaaaaaacGAGAAGAGGAGATGCGCGAGAAGGAGAAAGAAATGGAACAGAACAAGATTGACCAGGAGAAGAGGAAGCAGGAGTTGATGGAGTCCAGGAGGTTTCAG GAGGAGCAAGATCGCTTGGAGGAGGAGCGAAGACTCGAGGAAGAGAGACTCCGTCAGCTTGAGGAAGAGGACGAGCAGCGGAGACTCGAGGAGGAGCAGATTCGCGAGGCAGAGGAGGAGTTGAGACGACTTCAAGAGGAGAGGGAGTATCGCGAGCAGATGCGGAAGATCGCCGAGGCCAGG GAACGCAAGCTGCAGGAAGAAGAGGAAGAACGCCGGCGACAGGAAGAGGAGCAATTACGCGCGATAGAAGAAGAGAGGCGACGCTTGCAAGAAGAGGAAGAACGAAAACTTCGCGAGGAGCAAAAACGCGTGGAAATGGCGCGAAGGCTCGAGGTCGTAGCACGCATGCGCGCAGCCCAGGAGGCGGCACGGCGCAAGACGACGTTGCTAAGGCGACGAGAGGAAAACATGGATCGTATGCGCCACCTTAGGTCCACCCGGCAAGAGCAGTCACTAACGAGGCCTTATACATTCACATATTATGTACAGGTGCCCAGGCAAGTATGGGAGCTACCCCTTGGATTCAATAAACAGAAAAAGGGTGGATTTAGACCAGCTAAGAAGAAAACGCAGCCAAAACAGGCGTAA
- the LOC5513475 gene encoding apical junction molecule isoform X2 → MLCHESVVLSSVFSMFSPLARGTAYSDGGIRLEKDFENQYIEDQLLPQLFLKSNNQASRSCSFDSASNGQILLPKTFVTRKGALLLFTPSEELLIDDDDVPKKPPNVYDDGLKLGTVGNLASSVLEFGKEEERAWEGVPSTPTNQGPHPITDRKNFLRFLHYLDSQCLTADKYAQPGCDPDFYLEELRNKSGAQGSQRRFGANTPYSTRTYSSFLEDDDMSDIVREYVRYSRLHAEPSTTTHDDQRKEYDDDAQDAEYDEYPAGKTQSRYPHRSVSLTPSHGHHGKANQSWRQEFYVHDDSGHGHHGNDDSFRPRTAPLPPAPESPRANPRITSGRAPPKRPLGSTPDNLDGILHADVGLGRYQRKGPPPRLKFSRNSSPALFPASSMCENSSLSFYPASSRGGSPDYDVMPRYETPGARSEDWGRAADVIKEVDEYSQVSSRRDTSRPVSAVSCISHPSSHGKQTSRRDSYDGGEEDARMRCDVSAVSGSLSSVSGHPQSISGKSYARSFSRGSRDLSEVTSKRPNSAILSKGEREPRARVKSAPSDSQHKQPSILTRPSSAAQRETRTVGSPSPSTKTEISDSRRAWPAPAQYYADSRCVSWTQDSKPPSSACSAVSHQTVRAQSGSQKSQRKQSAVASRANSQSSLAEGAGDPSAFQAVAGDVDGTLATLGSEVDMYDVEFHPRDQPLEESGSDLADEDWDNKADAYWPKEVAERLEESGDEAGYGSAAEAIDLPATPSLAGSGFFQLNAHWTPVPADDSLEEPVRVPSETGATGFQSRSPSPTRLLVPGPAPDADAEDDDSVLSADIAINWPPNTPSSPPPLTQEPKMPADSLQVTGARPMSSLSIYQENIEIEKSRPQSPLTEEEKQKPVSVGEAVERYLETGREPQIRSRSARSRRTSETGDEVNVEEPSKPAKQLKNLYPKPAAPEIQVNQLKESASKKTDSAPSKTKTGVEKTQENIEPYKVSKDVPKMAEITDPFENKLKNESRDAMSLNLGRSPPKPSQRTDAESEKRREYVNSLLIKSEPQVARGHLELERVGKEGGVTSEAASVSIMSRPAEQSGKKEVKKNDLSDLASLVSRNKPSAKEKEKKDTKKKKTQKSAKKKEITVDPNNIDLHVFTSPDMIEHMDDELKAFIQQEKGLVPDAGQTSESAAVQTMEMAQVAPKVAPAKKDAYSPSKPKKPTKQELAKKRADARKAEKKRKEQEKKRKEEEKRIRDEELRLLKEREEEQALARAQAEAKQQAIEEEKAKRLQDEDQARREEEQAQEKLKDAKRKAREERESRRAAEAERRRLEVQKKREEKKKREEEMREKEKEMEQNKIDQEKRKQELMESRRFQEEQDRLEEERRLEEERLRQLEEEDEQRRLEEEQIREAEEELRRLQEEREYREQMRKIAEARERKLQEEEEERRRQEEEQLRAIEEERRRLQEEEERKLREEQKRVEMARRLEVVARMRAAQEAARRKTTLLRRREENMDRMRHLRSTRQEQSLTRPYTFTYYVQVPRQVWELPLGFNKQKKGGFRPAKKKTQPKQA, encoded by the exons ATGCTATGTCATGAAAGTGTTGTGCTCTCATCAGTTTTTTCAATGTTCTCTCCTCTTGCAAGAGGAACTGCTTATTCTGATGGTGGGATAAGACTTGAGaaagattttgaaaaccag TACATCGAAGACCAACTTCTCCCTCAGCTGTTTCTCAAGTCAAATAATCAGGCTAGCAGGTCATGTTCATTTGATTCTGCTAGCAATGGACAGATTCTTTTACCAAAAACTTTTGTCACCCGTAAGGGTGCATTGCTCCTGTTCACACCCTCCGAAGAGTTGTTaatagatgatgatgatgtaccAAAGAAGCCACCCAATGTATATGATGATGGCCTCAAGCTTGGGACTGTTGGCAACCTTGCTAGCTCTGTTCTAGAGTTTGGAAAAGAG GAGGAGCGAGCATGGGAGGGTGTACCCAGCACCCCTACCAATCAAGGGCCACATCCTATCACAGACAGGAAGAACTTCTTGCGATTCCTTCACTACCTTGACTCACAGTGCTTGACAGCAGACAAGTATGCTCAACCAGGCTGCGACCCAGACTTCTACCTTGAGGAACTTAGAAACAAGTCAGG GGCACAGGGTTCCCAGCGCAGATTCGGTGCAAATACACCTTACTCAACTCGTACCTACAGCAGCTTTCTCGAAGATGACGACATGTCTGATATTGTTCGAGAATATGTTCGGTATAGCCGACTGCACGCCGAACCATCTACGACAACTCACGACGATCAGAGAAAAGAATATGACGA TGATGCACAGGATGCCGAATATGACGAATATCCCGCGGGTAAAACCCAGTCAAGATACCCTCACCGATCTGTATCTTTGACACCAAGTCATGGTCACCATGGAAAGGCCAACCAAAGCTGGAGACAGGAGTTCTACGTACACGATGACTCAGGTCATGGTCACCATGGAAACGATGACTCATTCAGGCCCAGGACTGCTCCGCTGCCTCCTGCCCCTGAATCCCCAAGGGCCAACCCGCGTATCACTAGTGGTAGAGCTCCACCAAAACGAC CTTTGGGTTCCACACCGGATAACCTGGACGGCATTCTGCATGCTGACGTGGGTCTAGGGCGCTATCAGCGAAAAGGTCCACCTCCCCGCCTCAAGTTCTCGCGGAACTCCTCTCCAGCGCTTTTTCCAGCATCCTCCATGTGCGAAAATTCCTCGCTCTCATTTTACCCGGCATCCTCTCGTGGTGGATCCCCAGACTATGACGTCATGCCACGATACGAGACGCCAGGAGCCAGG TCGGAGGACTGGGGCCGAGCAGCTGACGTCATAAAAGAAGTAGACGAGTATTCCCAGGTCTCTAGCCGACGGGATACAAGCCGGCCAGTCAGCGCTGTCTCCTGTATAAGCCACCCATCAAGCCACGGGAAGCAGACCAGTAGGCGAGACTCATATGATg GTGGCGAGGAAGATGCGCGCATGCGGTGCGATGTGTCAGCGGTTAGTGGCAGTTTATCCAGCGTGTCGGGACACCCCCAGAGCATATCGGGAAAGTCTTACGCCCGCAGTTTCTCCCGGGGGTCACGTGACTTATCGGAAGTGACATCTAAACGCCCGAACTCAGCTATTTTGTCCAAAGGCGAAAGGGAACCCAGAGCGCGAGTAAAATCTGCCCCATCAGACAGTCAACACAAGCAACCCAGCATTTTAACTCGTCCCTCATCGGCGGCTCAACGTGAGACTAGGACTGTAGGTAGCCCCAGTCCCTCGACCAAGACCGAAATCAGTGATAGTAGAAGGGCTTGGCCAGCTCCTGCACAATACTATGCTGATTCACGGTGTGTATCATGGACGCAAGATTCTAAGCCCCCTTCTTCGGCCTGCAGTGCTGTTTCACATCAGACAGTGCGTGCTCAAAGCGGAAGCCAAAAGTCGCAGCGTAAACAGTCAGCGGTAGCCTCCAGAGCAAATAGTCAAAGTTCTTTAGCCGAGGGGGCTGGGGATCCAAGCGCATTTCAGGCTGTGGCAGGGGACGTGGACGGTACCTTGGCAACGCTTGGAAGCGAAGTTGATATGTATGACGTGGAATTCCATCCTCGTGACCAGCCCCTCGAGGAGAGCGGCTCAGATTTGGCGGATGAAGACTGGGATAACAAGGCTGATGCTTACTGGCCAAAAGAAGTCGCGGAGAGACTGGAAGAGAGTGGAGACGAGGCTGGCTATGGAAGCGCTGCAGAGG CAATCGACCTTCCGGCTACCCCAAGTCTTGCAGGCTCAGGATTTTTCCAACTCAACGCCCATTGGACTCCAG TACCCGCAGATGACTCGTTAGAAGAACCCGTACGTGTACCGTCGGAGACTGGGGCGACGGGGTTCCAGTCTCGCTCACCCTCGCCCACACGTCTGCTCGTCCCAGGCCCTGCACCTG ATGCTGATGCTGAGGATGACGATTCTGTGTTGTCAGCGGACATCGCCATCAACTGGCCTCCAAATACGCCATCATCGCCTCCACCTCTTACACAAGAGCCCAAAATGCCAGCGGACTCACTTCAAGTGACAGGCGCGAGGCCGATGAGCTCACTGTCTATCTATCAGGAAAATATAGAAATCGAAAAGTCTCGTCCTCAGTCTCCATTAACTGAGGAAGAGAAGCAAAAGCCAGTCTCGGTTGGGGAGGCTGTTGAGAGATACCTGGAGACTGGGCGGGAGCCTCAAATCCGATCCAGGTCTGCGCGAAGTAGAAGAACATCGGAGACTGGCGACGAGGTTAATGTAGAAGAACCATCAAAACCGGCAAAGCAGCTTAAGAACTTGTATCCAAAACCGGCTGCTCCTGAAATACAAGTTAACCAGCTTAAGGAAAGCGCTTCCAAGAAAACTGACTCAGCcccaagtaaaacaaaaacaggggTAGAGAAAACTCAAGAAAATATTGAACCTTATAAGGTATCTAAAGATGTccccaagatggcggaaatcACGGACCcttttgaaaataaactgAAAAATGAGTCACGGGATGCGATGAGCTTGAATCTGGGGAGAAGTCCCCCGAAACCATCACAGCGTACAGACGCAGAAAGCGAGAAACGCAGAGAGTATGTCAATAGCCTTCTCATCAAGTCTGAGCCCCAGGTCGCGCGCGGTCATCTCGAGCTGGAAAGAGTTGGTAAAGAGGGTGGCGTGACAAGCGAGGCAGCCTCTGTTAGCATCATGTCACGTCCCGCGGAGCAGTCTGGGAAGAAAGAGGTCAAGAAAAATGATCTGTCGGATTTGGCGTCTCTTGTAAGCAGGAATAAGCCTAGCgcaaaggaaaaagaaaag AAAGAtaccaaaaagaaaaagacacaaaaatcagccaagaaaaaggaaatcacGGTCGACCCGAACAACATCGATCTTCACGTGTTCACCTCTCCAGACATGATAGAACACATGGATGACGAGCTGAAAGCATTTATACAACAGGAAAAGGGACTTGTTCCGGACGCCGGACAGACCAGTGAGTCGGCAGCAGTGCAGACGATGGAGATGGCTCAAGTGGCGCCAAAGGTGGCACCGGCAAAGAAAG ATGCTTACTCGCCGTCCAAGCCAAAGAAGCCAACGAAGCAGGAGCTGGCGAAAAAGCGTGCAGATGCGCGCAAAGCCgagaaaaagagaaaggaGCAAGAGAAGAAGAGAAAGGAGGAGGAAAAGAGGATTAGAGACGAGGAGCTGAGGCTATTGAAG gaaAGGGAGGAAGAACAAGCTCTTGCCCGCGCGCAGGCTGAAGCCAAACAGCAAGCGATCGAAGAAGAAAAGGCCAAAAGGCTGCAAGACGAAGACCAAGCGCGCAGAGAAGAAGAACAAGCACAGGAGAAGCTCAAG GACGCCAAGCGCAAAGCTCGGGAAGAGCGCGAGTCTCGTCGAGCGGCCGAGGCCGAGAGGAGACGCCTTGAGGTTCAGAAGAAACgagaagagaagaaaaaacGAGAAGAGGAGATGCGCGAGAAGGAGAAAGAAATGGAACAGAACAAGATTGACCAGGAGAAGAGGAAGCAGGAGTTGATGGAGTCCAGGAGGTTTCAG GAGGAGCAAGATCGCTTGGAGGAGGAGCGAAGACTCGAGGAAGAGAGACTCCGTCAGCTTGAGGAAGAGGACGAGCAGCGGAGACTCGAGGAGGAGCAGATTCGCGAGGCAGAGGAGGAGTTGAGACGACTTCAAGAGGAGAGGGAGTATCGCGAGCAGATGCGGAAGATCGCCGAGGCCAGG GAACGCAAGCTGCAGGAAGAAGAGGAAGAACGCCGGCGACAGGAAGAGGAGCAATTACGCGCGATAGAAGAAGAGAGGCGACGCTTGCAAGAAGAGGAAGAACGAAAACTTCGCGAGGAGCAAAAACGCGTGGAAATGGCGCGAAGGCTCGAGGTCGTAGCACGCATGCGCGCAGCCCAGGAGGCGGCACGGCGCAAGACGACGTTGCTAAGGCGACGAGAGGAAAACATGGATCGTATGCGCCACCTTAGGTCCACCCGGCAAGAGCAGTCACTAACGAGGCCTTATACATTCACATATTATGTACAGGTGCCCAGGCAAGTATGGGAGCTACCCCTTGGATTCAATAAACAGAAAAAGGGTGGATTTAGACCAGCTAAGAAGAAAACGCAGCCAAAACAGGCGTAA